A DNA window from Vanacampus margaritifer isolate UIUO_Vmar chromosome 19, RoL_Vmar_1.0, whole genome shotgun sequence contains the following coding sequences:
- the LOC144039624 gene encoding protein FAM177A1-like yields the protein MLRTVRRVRHFRSSRRSGGEMSQAFSPDNNTAKMGDVPLYLTKVNVSVGQSVDVQWNQSPKSTRDFEHVELADTEREHRREKTPRRIIHFSSGETMEEYSTDEEEEEEEDEDKEPERKDLLSPSVDASKMTWGPYFWFHMWKAATSTISACDYLGERMASLFGITSAKYQYAIDEYYKMKKEKEEEKEENRLSEEAERSFDQSHFPEGGDPVTKIELPAAAPDVNYKIRNESLPPSDTVVVPAIVTAT from the exons ATGTTACGTACTGTACGTCGTGTGCGGCACTTCCGGTCCAGTCGGCGGAGCGGAGGAGAGATGTCCCAAGCATTCTCACCCGACAACAACACCGCCAAAATGGGCGATGTTCCGTTGTATTTAACGAAGGTCAACGTGTCCGTGGGTCAGAGTGTGGACGTGCAATGG AATCAGAGCCCAAAGTCGACCAGGGATTTTGAACACGTGGAACTGGCCGACACGGAGAGAGAGCACCGCAGGGAGAAGACCCCTCGAAGGATCATCCATTTCTCCAGTGGGGAGACGATGGAGGAGTACAGTaccgatgaggaggaggaggaagaggaagacgaaGACAAGGAGCCCGAGAGGAAGGACCTGCTGTCACCCTCGGTTGATGCG TCAAAGATGACTTGGGGTCCGTATTTCTGGTTTCACATGTGGAAAGCTGCAACATCAACCATATCAG CATGCGATTACCTGGGAGAGAGGATGGCCTCCCTCTTTGGCATAACATCAGCCAAATATCAGTACGCCATTGATGAATACTACAAAATGAAGAAAGAG aaggaggaggagaaggaggaaaaCCGACTGTCGGAAGAGGCCGAACGTTCCTTTGACCAGTCGCATTTTCCGGAGGGAGGCGATCCGGTCACCAAGATAGAACTTCCTGCCGCAGCGCCTGACGTGAATTACAAGATCCGAAATGAAAGTCTGCCACCTTCAGACACGGTGGTAGTCCCTGCTATTGTCACAGCAACCTAA